GTGCATGGATTTCTACACTTGTTAGGATACGATCATCAGGATGAAGCTTCAGAGGCAGAGATGATGTCCAAGCAAGAGAAGGTACTAGATCAGGTTGGGTTGACTCGCTAATGGTGAAGAACACGGCGGTAGGACGCAAGAAGTTCTGGCATTCTTTTCGGTTTGCATCGCATGGCATCGTGTCGGCATTCAAATCCGAGCTTAACATGAAGGTGCATTGCTGTTTGGCTGTGGTTGTTCTTGTTGCTGCTGCCGTGTTCAGACTTCCACTGGCCAGCTGGATGTTGCTGCTCTTCTCAATCACGCTTGTCTTAACCGCTGAGCTGCTCAATACGGCCATTGAAGCGACGGTTGACCTGATCTCGCCGGAGATTCATCCACTGGCTAAGAGAGCGAAAGATACCGCCGCAGGAGCTGTGCTTCTCACGGCGGTGTTTGCTGTCTTTGTTGGGATCTATGTTTTTTACCACCCTGTGATGGACTGGATTAGCGGACTTATGTCATAATCAGGGTACAAATCAATTCAGGGGAGAGGCGGACCCGCGTTTTGCGATTCCGCCTCTTTGGTTACTGGATGTTTAGGAAGCGAGTTTTGTACGAAGTAATTCCATGATGAAACGCTAACAAAACTAAGTGGATGCTTTCGAAGTGAGTTTTGTACGAAGTGATCCCATGAAGTGATGCTAACAAAACTAAGTGGATGCTTACGAAGTGAGTTTTGTAACGAAGTAGTTCCACGATGTAACGCTATACAAAACTTTAGGAGGACCCAATATGGATTCCGCTCTTCTTATGCAAGAAGCGATTAAAGCACGTGCTAAGGCATATATTCCTTACTCCCGATTTGGAGTAGGCGCCGCCCTCCTCGATCAGGATGGTCATATTCATCACGGATGTAATGTAGAAAATGCTGCTTTCGGCCCAACCAATTGTGCGGAACGTACCGCTTTATTCCGTGCCATCGCAGACGGTCATGCGATCGGTTCTTTCAAGGCAATCGCCGTTGTTGCCGATTCCGACGGACCCGTATCACCTTGCGGCGTATGCCGGCAAGTAATGATTGAGTTGTGTTCACCCGACATGAAGGTTATCCTTGGAAACATGAAGGGCGATATCGTTGAGACCACGGTGGGAGAATTACTTCCCGGCGCTTTTGGTCCCGTAGATCTGAAGCAAGGACAAGCTCCTGAGTAATAACAAGTGTTTGATCAAATGCCTTTCTGGCACTACACTTACTAACTCACGCTCTAACGGCTTGTACTTGAAAACCTCGAGCATGATATAGTAGATGATGAATAGGTGGATGTGATTTAGTTGCACTTTGTACAACTAAATGATTACAATTTCGCTGGAAGCACATTTTAATTGCACTTTGTGCAATTAAATATCCGTTTTAATAGACATTTGGCTCATTATCCAGAATTTAGTTGCACTGAGTGCAATTAAAATGTCAAAACCATAAAAAAGCTCTAAATTAATTGCACAAACTACAACTAAACGTGCGAGTATTCCATCAAATCGGGCTAAAATGGTGAAAATTATGTTTTTGGAGTAACATTTCGCCGTAAGCGCCGCGGCGTAGCCGCTAGCGATTCCTAGCACACAAAGCAACTGTAACACAGCCTTCTCCACGGTGAGCTAATTGCGAGCCGTGAGAATAAGCGCAGTGAAGCGTGTCCCCGTAGGGGACGAAAGCGCTCGTGCACCACCATGCCTCTAATCCCGTCGAACGTTGCAGGTACGCCCATTTCCGGGTGTCCAGAGGGCCGGGGCCCTTGGGGTCCCCCTTGGCTAAGGGGGATTTAGGGGGATCGAAAAAGCTTTTAGAACAAAAGGTTTCTGAAATGAAAGGAAGATAATATGAAATTCAAATCAGGCTTTGTCGCAATTATCGGCAGACCGAACGTAGGCAAATCGACACTCATGAACCAGGTTATTGGACAGAAGATTGCAATCATGTCGGATAAGCCACAGACAACCAGAAACAAAATCCACGGGGTCTATACAACGAATAATTCACAAATCGTGTTCCTGGATACACCAGGTATTCATAAAAGACAGTCCAAGCTAGGCGACTACATGAACCAAACAGCGATGAGTACGCTAGGTGAAGTTGAGGCTGTGTTGTTCCTTGTGGACGCTGCAGACGGTTTGGGTGGTGGTGACCGATACATTGCTGAGCAATTAAACGGACTTAAGACGCCAGTTATTCTTGTGCTTAACAAGATTGATAAAATAGAGCCGGAAGCTTTGCTCCCACTTATGGCTCAGTATAACAAGCTGCATAATTTTGCTGAAATCATTCCGATTTCTGCTAAGATGGGCAGCAATGTTAACACGCTGTTAGAGCAAGTTGCTAAGTACTTGCCGGAAGGTCCGCAATATTACCCAGAAGATCAAATTACGGATCACCCAGAGCAATTTGTGTGTGCAGAACTAATCCGTGAGAAGATTCTACATTTGACGCGCGAAGAAGTACCGCATTCCATTGCTGTAGCTATCGAAGATATGAGAGTTGAGCCAAATGGAGTGGTGCATGTGTCTGCCGTTATTTTTGTCGAACGTGATTCTCAGAAGGGGATTATTATCGGCAAGCAAGGTGCGCTGCTGAAAGAGGTTGGCAGACGTGCTCGGACAGACATTGAGAACCTTTTGGGATCGAAGATTTTTCTGGAGCTTTGGGTGAAAGTGAAAAAAGACTGGCGTAATCAGGACCGCGTTCTGCGGGATTTGGGCTTCCATAAAGACCTTTAAGATCTGTTTCCGTTATTCCTCGTTTGGCAGGAATTGCAAGGATAGAACCTGGCTCATCGCACATCCTAATTCTTGAAGAGACATCGTCTTTCCCAAGAAAGGATGAATACGAATGCGAAACTTTTCGTGGAAGTATTTTGCAATGACAGGAGACGTCGATGCTTACCTGCTATACAAGGAAGCTGGCCTTCCGCTTGAAGACAGTGGACTACAGCTAGTGGAGGAAGAGAAGGTCTGTGATGAAGAAGCGCAATAAGGACTGGTTGCTTGCCGAATGGTTGGGGGAAGAGGCATGCTACACAGGGTGGAAGGGATCGTCATTCGCAGCATGGACTACGGCGAGGGGAACGCAATCATTACGCTTTGCACCGAGAACGCCGGTAAAGTAGGTGTTCTGGTGCGAGGTGCTAAGAAGGTCAAAAGCCGCCATGCTGCCTTGATCCAGCTGTTCACCGTCGGGGAATTTGTTTTTTTTAGAAACAACGGAGGTCTTGGGACGCTGAATTCCGGCGAAATCACGAAGTCTCACCACCCTCTTCGGGAGGATTTGATCAAAGCTGCTTATGCGTCTTACGCTTGTGAACTGCTTGATAAAGTTCTGCATGATGAGGAAACGGGAAGCTTCTGGTTTCGCCAGCTTACGGCCTGCCTGAACGCACTTGAAGAAGATAAGGAACCTGGAGTTATCATAAATGTTTATGAAATGAAGATTTTGCAAGCAGCAGGTTATGGTCCAGAGTTCGACACCTGTGTTATATGTGGAGCTGAAAAGCCTGATGAACAACTGCTGATAAGCCCACGCCTTGGTGGAGCACTGTGCCGCAGCTGTAAACATAATGATCCTCCAGCTATGGAGGTCTCTGCTCGTGCTTTGAAATTGCTACGCTTATTCGCCAGACTTGATCTCACTAGATTAGGGAATGTGGATGTCAAAGAAAGCAGTAGAGATGAGCTTAAAAAAATTATGCGAGCCTTTATGGATGTGCAGCTTGGGTTAAAGCTGAAATCACAG
This window of the Paenibacillus sp. FSL R10-2734 genome carries:
- the recO gene encoding DNA repair protein RecO; amino-acid sequence: MLHRVEGIVIRSMDYGEGNAIITLCTENAGKVGVLVRGAKKVKSRHAALIQLFTVGEFVFFRNNGGLGTLNSGEITKSHHPLREDLIKAAYASYACELLDKVLHDEETGSFWFRQLTACLNALEEDKEPGVIINVYEMKILQAAGYGPEFDTCVICGAEKPDEQLLISPRLGGALCRSCKHNDPPAMEVSARALKLLRLFARLDLTRLGNVDVKESSRDELKKIMRAFMDVQLGLKLKSQNFLDQLDKYKI
- a CDS encoding cytidine deaminase, giving the protein MDSALLMQEAIKARAKAYIPYSRFGVGAALLDQDGHIHHGCNVENAAFGPTNCAERTALFRAIADGHAIGSFKAIAVVADSDGPVSPCGVCRQVMIELCSPDMKVILGNMKGDIVETTVGELLPGAFGPVDLKQGQAPE
- a CDS encoding YqzL family protein, whose protein sequence is MRNFSWKYFAMTGDVDAYLLYKEAGLPLEDSGLQLVEEEKVCDEEAQ
- a CDS encoding diacylglycerol kinase family protein, whose translation is MVKNTAVGRKKFWHSFRFASHGIVSAFKSELNMKVHCCLAVVVLVAAAVFRLPLASWMLLLFSITLVLTAELLNTAIEATVDLISPEIHPLAKRAKDTAAGAVLLTAVFAVFVGIYVFYHPVMDWISGLMS
- the era gene encoding GTPase Era yields the protein MKFKSGFVAIIGRPNVGKSTLMNQVIGQKIAIMSDKPQTTRNKIHGVYTTNNSQIVFLDTPGIHKRQSKLGDYMNQTAMSTLGEVEAVLFLVDAADGLGGGDRYIAEQLNGLKTPVILVLNKIDKIEPEALLPLMAQYNKLHNFAEIIPISAKMGSNVNTLLEQVAKYLPEGPQYYPEDQITDHPEQFVCAELIREKILHLTREEVPHSIAVAIEDMRVEPNGVVHVSAVIFVERDSQKGIIIGKQGALLKEVGRRARTDIENLLGSKIFLELWVKVKKDWRNQDRVLRDLGFHKDL